CGGCTCGGTCCCACCACCCACCCCGGGTTGTTCCCGTCTCAGTACAGGTGCCCCCTTCCCTCTACTCAGGGACTCAGACTCGAACAGTTGCCCTTGTTCCCTGTCCTCCCCCAGACGGTTCTTTCCCTCCTCACTGGCACCATCCAAGGCTCAGGCCTCCAGAATCTCTCACCCAGATAACTGGGAACCTCCTCAGTGGAGTCCTGGACTCTAACCTCGTCCTCTCCTACAACCAACCAAAGTAAGTGTCTTAGGCTGCACACGTCTCAGCACCACAAGGTCCAGGGACCTCCCACCTGGCCCAGGGCCCTGCCGTGGGCCCTGCTCTTCTCTGCCTGCAGCTCACACCCCCCCAGCACGTTTGGCTCTGCCTTGGGCCCAACCTCCTCCTCAGAGGCTCTCCTGACACTCTAGTACAGCAGCTTCCTGTCACGctctcctgtttttttttgtgGCACTTCCCACCATCAACAGTTCTGTCTCCTCCCCTGCTGTGGTCCGAGAGCACGGCCCCTGTTGGTCACCAGGGGTCACAGGACAGGGATCCCCAGATTCCTGCCCAGAAGAAGGGCTGAGACCACAGGACATTCCCCGCTTGTGGGCTACCCACTCCCACCCAGGCGTCATCTGGAAAACCAAGAATGTCTTTGTTTCATGACTCCGAGGTGTCTCAAACCAGGTTGCAGGTCACCGTGTCTAAACAAGGGCAAAAGTCTGATACCGTGGGTGTGGCTGGGACGAGGCCCAGCAGCCGCACCACCTCCAGCCCGCCTGGTCAGGATGCTGTGCCGCCAGGGTTGGAACCACACATTCCTGTGAGTGGGGAGAAGGGAGCACGAGGTACCcaggcccccccccccgcccccgagaCACCAGGTGGTCCGCTGCAATGAGAGGGTGGCCTGGCTCACCTCCTGCACCTTTTGCAGGAGTGCCACGATGTTGGTCCTCAGCTTCTGCAGCTTCTCCTCGGTCTCACGCAGCTTTCTCTCGGAGGTGCGCAGGCTCTCCTCAGAAGCCTTGGCCCGCGAGTCGGCACGGCTCTGGTAGGAATGGCACAGGTTCTGGAGCCCGACTTCATACTGCTTGAAGTACTCTTTCTGTTGGAAGAGAAGCCAGCGGTAAGTGCGTGGGCTCACAAGGGTCCCCAGGGCCCTTCCAGACAGGCACTGGTGTCCCCAGCTGGCTCGGCACCAGGAAGCTCGGTCTGAATGGATATCAAACCCAGGAGCCAGTGGCCCTGCAGCTCCAGAGAGGAAAGACCTTGAGGCCAACCACACAGGGCTGCCTCGAGGGTGGAGACGGGCTCACACACAGAAAGCAGTTGGCAAAGAGCTCTGCAAACTGCAAGCCGTGAGTAAACATGAGGCATGATCCTCAACCATTCTCCTTTTAACTCGACAACAGCACTAACGAGCGACCCACATCCAGGTCACAGCCAACAAGTATGTGTCGCGCTCCTACCAATAGCAGACAGCCTCATGTTTGTGTCGTGTATTTACACAGCATAGAACTTTTCACCATCTTCTCCAAGCACCTGAAACCCCAGCAGTGGGGCATCTCTAGCAGCTTGCTTCTCTAGCTTTTTTAAGTAGCAGAACACTTGTTTTGAGTGAAAGTTACATGGTATCTCAATATGAAAAACAATTTGGGTGTATCTCTTTATGTTTAGTTTATTTTCAAAGTTATTAGGATTTACTCATGAATCACGAGTGAGAATGAAAGGGCCATTTTGATGAACACAAACTTAGAACCAGCAGTGGCTGATCACCACAGTCTCACCAACTATAGCATTTACTTACTTCTGTGACGACCTATGAGCTACCCAGCACTGAGTGACTCCTcattgctgtttttaaaatgtgttagaaTGATTTATTTACAATCTAGAATACTAGTAAACCAAGATGGCAACAGAAACTTCAAGTTCTGCACAGAAAATAATTACCACTTGGCAGCTCAAAATAAATGTTCAAGCAGGTGCCAAGAGCATTGAAATTTAACATACAATGTCATGAGCCTAACTATGATTCCTGtatgttttttgcattttttcacttttaaccCATTACAGATTCACATGCAGTTATGGTACTTTTAAAGTACATATTTGAATCTAGTATTTGCAGGGCACCTGAGGGTTTCATGGAGCTCTTTCGCAGCATGATGAGAAGTAGGATGGTCATTTACAAACTGACACAGACACAGTGAACATTACAGTTTTGGTGTGTCCCGAACGTGAAAGAATTAAAAGTTTGAGTTATTTTAGGCATTTCTCTCAGGAGGCTATTAAGTTGGTGCATTAGTGGCACCTCCTTTCACAAGCGTGAGCCGAAGGACTATTTCAGGCTCAGACACTCCTGCTGACCATGCCTTGGCCTGGGTCATGCTCACTGTAGAAATCCCACTGCACCCAGGCTTTGCTCGTTTTGGCAACAGCCTGAAGCCAAAAGCAACAAAGCTGACAAGAGGATGGCAGGCCAACCCAGCTGGCCTATCAGCAGTTTGTTCCGAGGACCTGCAGAGGACGCCTGCAGCCTAAACGAGGGCGAGCACTGAGGTGGAGCAGCTGCCTGGGAACCCTGGGAACTCGTCACCCTGGAGAGCAAGACCCTTGTCCTCTCAAAGTGTCCTGGGCTCAAATCTTGGCTCTATCACAGCAGGctgttaacctctctgagcctgggtATCTTCAACTCCTAGCCTCATTTCCTTGAAGTGGAATGGAGATAAAACTCCATGCTTTTCTCTCTGACAGACTTTATGGAGCACACAACAGGCCTGGCAGTCACAAGAAGCACCAAGGTGGGTGGGCAGACTCACCAGAGGAAACGATATCAGCTCATCTGAGTTCATAGCACTCAGCTCCTTCTTAGAGATGGGGAAACTCGGAGGCAGGAAGTACCGTAAACAATTCCTGAACAAGAAGGAAGGTGGGACAGGAAATCAGAATGGCACAGAGGTGGTGGGGAGCCACCACTGGTGCCGGAGCAGGACAATGACACACCGAAGAATCTGGACGAGGAGGTCAATGGTCTCGTGGTTGGTGCTGGGGGCGGTGGTGTCAGGCTCGATAGGGATGCAGTCAGAGGTGGAGGGCTCCACCGAGGCTACAGCTTGCTGGGCCACCGAACCCCCCGCCGGGGCCGCCGCTGCCTCTTCTCTGCCCTCCTGGCGTGTGTCTGGGCTCTGATACTCTGGGGACGGGGGCTTCATCAACCGCACATCGTCGCTGCCTTTCTCCACCCTAGGGAGAACCCAGTGTTCGTCACACAAGTTCCAGGCTCCCAGGCGGGctgcctgcccctgccctggCCAACTGTCAACCCATCTTCCTGGAAGGGGTGTTACCAGCGGTCTCTTGGTGTTGTGTCCGTGGGCACATAGTCAAATTTCACCTTCCACCGCACCGCATTCTTGCCCACCTCCACAGCTGTGACACGGCCTGTGTACCACTCCCTATTCACACGCACCTCCACGTGCAGCCCCTTATCTGAGAGTGGGAGCAGGGCTGGAGTCAGAAAAGTGGAAGCACTAGAGCCCCCCACCCAGCCAGGGCCACCCAGGCTCACAGGGACAAGAACCCCGAGAAGCTTGATCCCACTACGCCAGGGACGTGGAGCCCAACCACTCTGGCCGCCTTCCCCCCTTCCCCCCAGTGAGGGTGCCGCAGAGCAGCAGGATGAGTGACGGCCAGAGGCAAACACCAAGGAACTGACGCTAAAAATAAACATGAGGCTGTGCTCTCCTCAGAAGGCTTCTCCGAATTAATACTTGAAACCACTGTTGAATGAGCACCCAGAGCCAAGAAAGCCTCCAAGAGCCTTCGCAATGAGGTGCCGCTGACCAAGGGACCCTTTCCCACTGCCCCGGAGGCTCCAGGCATCTCCTAAACTTACCTCTCTGAGCACTCTTGAAGTCAGCCGAGTCCTCTTCCCCAGAGCTGTCTGAGAGCTGCAAGGACAGTCTGTTAGAGACTCCGCCAGTGCCCCTGCAGAGCAGACCGTCTGCCCGGGGTCATCGCATGCCACCTCAGGCAGCCTTTTAAATGCCCGAGCTTCATGGAGAGCCCCTCTCTCAACCACTATCTCAGTATCTACACACCTGCCTCCAAAAACCTCGATGAACCAGAGGAGGCAAGGGGCAGAGTGGCACAGATCTGCGTGGCCGTCAGCTCAGGCCTGCGAGCAGAGGCGGAGTCCATCTCAAGACCCTCCCCAGGCACTGGGCTTCTAGTCGGGAGTATGACTGTGAGTCCCTCAGAGAGGGCCTGGGCTTCTGGTCAGCTCGTGTCAGGCTGCAGAGACGGGTAGGAGGCTGAGGACCTACCTCACTCAAgtccttcttctcctccttcacagCCAACTTGCCCCGCTTggacctctccttcctcttctcagcCTCTTCCTCTGCGTCTTCCTCATCAGAGACCCCGAGGCTCCGCTTCCGACTGGGAGTGGCCTGCGGCAAAAGCAGCAGGGGTGTCAGGGACTCTTTCAGCCCCTCAGGCGCTGGGAGAGCCCATGCGGCCTAAAGGAGCCACTCAGAGAGGGGCCTGCGGGTCTCCGTGCCCACCAGAGCTGGGCACCCAACACTgcgggggcatggcaacccccagGCCCAACACCCGCGAGGACCTCCGCTCAAAGCAGGGGCCTCTCGTCCACACCTCACGGAGCCACACCCAGCACTGCTGTGCCACCCTCTGcccacagcaggagaagccagtAGAGGTGGCTCGAGTCTGTGGGGTGCCAAACCTCGGAGGGGTACCAGAGAACTTCCTGGACAGGGGACCAACAAGCTCTGTGCCCCCCACCCAGTGCCTTCACATCCCTCTCCTTTGCAGGGGCAACAGGGAAGCCAGATTTCCACCAAGGACCGCCCCCATGCAACCAACACTGCCCCTCCATCCCTGTACCACTGTGGGCGGCGCTGGGGGGGTCGCAGCAGCTCACCGGGGAGAGTTTAGTGGGCAGCTCTGGCTTCTTGACCACTGGAGTCTTCAGAGCTCGGGGGGAAGGGACCTCCCGAGGGCTCCTGGAGTTGGACTGGGGAGATGGTAACGGTGGCTGTACCGCTGGGGTGGGCCGGGACGCAGGCCTGACCAGAGCGTTGGCAGGCTTCCGGGGTGCCTCGGGAGGCTGGAGCAGCCGGGAAGTGCTGGCCTCCTCCCGGGCGGCCGGGGCAGCAGGCTTTGGGGCGTTACTGATGACAGGAGCCTTCCtgggctggctggctggcctgGGAGCTTGCAGGGAAGGGGGTCTGCTTGGGGCATTCTTGATCACAGCAGGTAAAGGAGGTGACCGAGGGCGCTGAGGTCTACGTGCAGGTTCCTGAAAGAGGCAGAGAGTGAGAATACCAATCCCAGCATGAGACACCCAAGAAGAGCCCCCACCACCCCAGGGCTTCACCTCAGAGGAAGGTCTGGTGGTCACTTCCAAAGGCAGTTTCTTCAGGTCAGCCTGGGAGCGAATGGGTGTGGTTTTCTGCAGGGTAAACAGGATGAGGAGGTTGTCTGGTGCTTGGAAGTCAATTCTTTTTGGAGCCCTCTCTATCTGGGACAGCGGGCAAATAAAGACCGTCTGGACCACGGTCCTACTCTTATAAGCCTTCCATTCTCACTGAGAAGACAGAAACTCACAGAGAGTAAACCACCAGCAAATTACAGGATTCTACATGATTATTCCAGCAATCGAGAGACTGGGGAAAAGTATCAATGGACTAAATTCCTACAAAACAAGTCAAAAAAGATGGGAGATCCCTGATGGACAAAGCCAGAAAGGACCCATGGGATTCGGCAGACGGAGGAACACACACAATACGATGAGAGCACCTGCCTGACcagaagccagaaaggaaaatgcTTTTGTAATAAACATGATAAAAGGTTGAGGCCACACAAGTATCTTAAAAACCCTGACTAATCaattaaggaaaaaacaataagcagttttgaaaaggaaaacatgaaaaaaatggttcagttttagaaatatgaaattcaaattgtaAGATGTatatcttttttcaaattttcaaaaacatttaaaaagtacttgtaaaaaagaaaacctaagatATAATACATCTTCTGGAAGATACCTTGGAAATAAAtccacagaatttttaaaatccttttactCTTTCAAATTCACTTCTGGAAAACTATCCTAAAAAAATAattaggcattaaaaaaaaaaaaaagtatggctaTGTGATTTGACACAAAAGTCATGATCTCcatatttctaataaaaaatacatgtatttatgCTAGTGGTCATAAAAAGCTGGATATGAAGTTAATGGTTACCTCTAAAATAGGATATTTCCTGAAGTTTCAAAACATCCCAAATGAATTGGACCTCTTTGTcctatacaattttttttcagaataatcAAGGCATAGGAGAAGGGGGTCTTGGGAAGCTCGGGAAGTGCTTATGGGTTCAAAAGGAGAGTGAAACTAGCCTgaggggacagaggagctacTGAGAGGCCCTGCCCATCTGCCCATCTGCCCACTGCCCACTCACTTGTAGGGCCTCCAGCTTCTCCTGCTGCTGGCGAATTTTTTCTGTCAGttgcttctgcttctcttcctgtGTCTTCAGGTCCTTTTTCAATGTCCCCAAGGGAAACTTCTGCTTCTGCTCTGAAGCCTCACACCTGTGGAGAGAAAGTGCTAGAGCAGGCATGGCAAGACGGTTCCAGGTAGGGCAGGGTCCTTCCTCCTCAGCCAGCCCGTGCTCTTTCTCATCAGAGCAACCTCAGACCTCCCAAATGCACAGAATTAATACTCACTGCAGGACACGCTTCTGTTTCTATTTCCAGGCACTTAGTATGCACGGCAAGACAGAGATGTAAGGACAGAGCAGTGACCTCAAGAAGCACAGTGGAAGGGTGGAGGAAGCTCAGGGGGTGCGGGGGGATGCCCAAAAACTCGTTAGAAAAAGCACTCACCGGTCCTGCTCAGGATCAGGGTTCATGGAGCAAACCCAAGTGTCAGGgtcatctctctccacagaattCAGCTGAAAGGGGAGTGTCCGCCACTTCAGACACAGATCTGTGACACAAAAAACACCCCCAAGTGTCAGCCATGCCCACCGATAACAGTCAGGCTCCTCCCAGCCAGGCCCAAGGCAGAGATGCCCCTGACTGTCCATGCAAAGATCCTCAACCTGGCTCCACCACTGCCTTCCTAACAC
This is a stretch of genomic DNA from Budorcas taxicolor isolate Tak-1 chromosome 17, Takin1.1, whole genome shotgun sequence. It encodes these proteins:
- the MORC2 gene encoding ATPase MORC2 isoform X7: MLCFLDDGAGMDPSDAASVIQFGKSAKRTPESTQIGQYGNGLKSGSMRIGKDFILFTKKEDTMTCLFLSRTFHEEEGIDEVIVPLPTWNARTREPVTDNVEKFAIETELIYKYSPFHNEEEVMTQFMKILGDSGTLVIIFNLKLMDNGEPELDIISNPRDIQMAETSPEGTKPERRSFRAYAAVLYIDPRMRIFIHGHKVQTKRLSCCLYKPRMYKYTSSRFKTRAEQEVKKAEHVARIAEEKAREAESKARTLEVRLGGDLTRDSRVMLRQVQNTAITLRREADVKKRIKEAKQRALKEPKELNFVFGVNIEHRSLDGMFIYNCSRLIKMYEKVGPQLEGGMACGGVVGVVDVPYLVLEPTHNKQDFADAKEYRHLLRAMGEHLAQYWKDIAIAQRGIIKFWDEFGYLSANWNQPPSSDLRYKRRRSMEIPTTIQCDLCLKWRTLPFQLNSVERDDPDTWVCSMNPDPEQDRCEASEQKQKFPLGTLKKDLKTQEEKQKQLTEKIRQQQEKLEALQKTTPIRSQADLKKLPLEVTTRPSSEEPARRPQRPRSPPLPAVIKNAPSRPPSLQAPRPASQPRKAPVISNAPKPAAPAAREEASTSRLLQPPEAPRKPANALVRPASRPTPAVQPPLPSPQSNSRSPREVPSPRALKTPVVKKPELPTKLSPATPSRKRSLGVSDEEDAEEEAEKRKERSKRGKLAVKEEKKDLSELSDSSGEEDSADFKSAQRDKGLHVEVRVNREWYTGRVTAVEVGKNAVRWKVKFDYVPTDTTPRDRWVEKGSDDVRLMKPPSPEYQSPDTRQEGREEAAAAPAGGSVAQQAVASVEPSTSDCIPIEPDTTAPSTNHETIDLLVQILRNCLRYFLPPSFPISKKELSAMNSDELISFPLKEYFKQYEVGLQNLCHSYQSRADSRAKASEESLRTSERKLRETEEKLQKLRTNIVALLQKVQEERTRLESRTPLRRFPVIWDLDINTDDELDAYIEDLITKGD
- the MORC2 gene encoding ATPase MORC2 isoform X2; this encodes MAFTNYSSLNRAQLTFEYLHTNSTTHEFLFGALAELVDNARDADATRIDIYAERREDLRGGFMLCFLDDGAGMDPSDAASVIQFGKSAKRTPESTQIGQYGNGLKSGSMRIGKDFILFTKKEDTMTCLFLSRTFHEEEGIDEVIVPLPTWNARTREPVTDNVEKFAIETELIYKYSPFHNEEEVMTQFMKILGDSGTLVIIFNLKLMDNGEPELDIISNPRDIQMAETSPEGTKPERRSFRAYAAVLYIDPRMRIFIHGHKVQTKRLSCCLYKPRMYKYTSSRFKTRAEQEVKKAEHVARIAEEKAREAESKARTLEVRLGGDLTRDSRVMLRQVQNTAITLRREADVKKRIKEAKQRALKEPKELNFVFGVNIEHRSLDGMFIYNCSRLIKMYEKVGPQLEGGMACGGVVGVVDVPYLVLEPTHNKQDFADAKEYRHLLRAMGEHLAQYWKDIAIAQRGIIKFWDEFGYLSANWNQPPSSDLRYKRRRSMEIPTTIQCDLCLKWRTLPFQLNSVERDDPDTWVCSMNPDPEQDRCEASEQKQKFPLGTLKKDLKTQEEKQKQLTEKIRQQQEKLEALQKTTPIRSQADLKKLPLEVTTRPSSEEPARRPQRPRSPPLPAVIKNAPSRPPSLQAPRPASQPRKAPVISNAPKPAAPAAREEASTSRLLQPPEAPRKPANALVRPASRPTPAVQPPLPSPQSNSRSPREVPSPRALKTPVVKKPELPTKLSPATPSRKRSLGVSDEEDAEEEAEKRKERSKRGKLAVKEEKKDLSELSDSSGEEDSADFKSAQRDKGLHVEVRVNREWYTGRVTAVEVGKNAVRWKVKFDYVPTDTTPRDRWVEKGSDDVRLMKPPSPEYQSPDTRQEGREEAAAAPAGGSVAQQAVASVEPSTSDCIPIEPDTTAPSTNHETIDLLVQILRNCLRYFLPPSFPISKKELSAMNSDELISFPLKEYFKQYEVGLQNLCHSYQSRADSRAKASEESLRTSERKLRETEEKLQKLRTNIVALLQKERTRLESRTPLRRFPVIWDLDINTDDELDAYIEDLITKGD
- the MORC2 gene encoding ATPase MORC2 isoform X1, with the translated sequence MAFTNYSSLNRAQLTFEYLHTNSTTHEFLFGALAELVDNARDADATRIDIYAERREDLRGGFMLCFLDDGAGMDPSDAASVIQFGKSAKRTPESTQIGQYGNGLKSGSMRIGKDFILFTKKEDTMTCLFLSRTFHEEEGIDEVIVPLPTWNARTREPVTDNVEKFAIETELIYKYSPFHNEEEVMTQFMKILGDSGTLVIIFNLKLMDNGEPELDIISNPRDIQMAETSPEGTKPERRSFRAYAAVLYIDPRMRIFIHGHKVQTKRLSCCLYKPRMYKYTSSRFKTRAEQEVKKAEHVARIAEEKAREAESKARTLEVRLGGDLTRDSRVMLRQVQNTAITLRREADVKKRIKEAKQRALKEPKELNFVFGVNIEHRSLDGMFIYNCSRLIKMYEKVGPQLEGGMACGGVVGVVDVPYLVLEPTHNKQDFADAKEYRHLLRAMGEHLAQYWKDIAIAQRGIIKFWDEFGYLSANWNQPPSSDLRYKRRRSMEIPTTIQCDLCLKWRTLPFQLNSVERDDPDTWVCSMNPDPEQDRCEASEQKQKFPLGTLKKDLKTQEEKQKQLTEKIRQQQEKLEALQKTTPIRSQADLKKLPLEVTTRPSSEEPARRPQRPRSPPLPAVIKNAPSRPPSLQAPRPASQPRKAPVISNAPKPAAPAAREEASTSRLLQPPEAPRKPANALVRPASRPTPAVQPPLPSPQSNSRSPREVPSPRALKTPVVKKPELPTKLSPATPSRKRSLGVSDEEDAEEEAEKRKERSKRGKLAVKEEKKDLSELSDSSGEEDSADFKSAQRDKGLHVEVRVNREWYTGRVTAVEVGKNAVRWKVKFDYVPTDTTPRDRWVEKGSDDVRLMKPPSPEYQSPDTRQEGREEAAAAPAGGSVAQQAVASVEPSTSDCIPIEPDTTAPSTNHETIDLLVQILRNCLRYFLPPSFPISKKELSAMNSDELISFPLKEYFKQYEVGLQNLCHSYQSRADSRAKASEESLRTSERKLRETEEKLQKLRTNIVALLQKVQEERTRLESRTPLRRFPVIWDLDINTDDELDAYIEDLITKGD
- the MORC2 gene encoding ATPase MORC2 isoform X3; amino-acid sequence: MAFTNYSSLNRAQLTFEYLHTNSTTHEFLFGALAELVDNARDADATRIDIYAERREDLRGGFMLCFLDDGAGMDPSDAASVIQFGKSAKRTPESTQIGQYGNGLKSGSMRIGKDFILFTKKEDTMTCLFLSRTFHEEEGIDEVIVPLPTWNARTREPVTDNVEKFAIETELIYKYSPFHNEEEVMTQFMKILGDSGTLVIIFNLKLMDNGEPELDIISNPRDIQMAETSPEGTKPERRSFRAYAAVLYIDPRMRIFIHGHKVQTKRLSCCLYKPRMYKYTSSRFKTRAEQEVKKAEHVARIAEEKAREAESKARTLEVRLGGDLTRDSRVMLRQVQNTAITLRREADVKKRIKEAKQRALKEPKELNFVFGVNIEHRSLDGMFIYNCSRLIKMYEKVGPQLEGGMACGGVVGVVDVPYLVLEPTHNKQDFADAKEYRHLLRAMGEHLAQYWKDIAIAQRGIIKFWDEFGYLSANWNQPPSSDLRYKRRRSMEIPTTIQCDLCLKWRTLPFQLNSVERDDPDTWVCSMNPDPEQDRCEASEQKQKFPLGTLKKDLKTQEEKQKQLTEKIRQQQEKLEALQKTTPIRSQADLKKLPLEVTTRPSSEEPARRPQRPRSPPLPAVIKNAPSRPPSLQAPRPASQPRKAPVISNAPKPAAPAAREEASTSRLLQPPEAPRKPANALVRPASRPTPAVQPPLPSPQSNSRSPREVPSPRALKTPVVKKPELPTKLSPATPSRKRSLGVSDEEDAEEEAEKRKERSKRGKLAVKEEKKDLSELSDSSGEEDSADFKSAQRDKGLHVEVRVNREWYTGRVTAVEVGKNAVRWKVKFDYVPTDTTPRDRWVEKGSDDVRLMKPPSPEYQSPDTRQEGREEAAAAPAGGSVAQQAVASVEPSTSDCIPIEPDTTAPSTNHETIDLLVQILRNCLRYFLPPSFPISKKELSAMNSDELISFPLKEYFKQYEVGLQNLCHSYQSRADSRAKASEESLRTSERKLRETEEKLQKLRTNIVALLQKVQEECVVPTLAAQHPDQAGWRWCGCWASSQPHPRRGRG
- the MORC2 gene encoding ATPase MORC2 isoform X4; the protein is MAFTNYSSLNRAQLTFEYLHTNSTTHEFLFGALAELVDNARDADATRIDIYAERREDLRGGFMLCFLDDGAGMDPSDAASVIQFGKSAKRTPESTQIGQYGNGLKSGSMRIGKDFILFTKKEDTMTCLFLSRTFHEEEGIDEVIVPLPTWNARTREPVTDNVEKFAIETELIYKYSPFHNEEEVMTQFMKILGDSGTLVIIFNLKLMDNGEPELDIISNPRDIQMAETSPEGTKPERRSFRAYAAVLYIDPRMRIFIHGHKVQTKRLSCCLYKPRMYKYTSSRFKTRAEQEVKKAEHVARIAEEKAREAESKARTLEVRLGGDLTRDSRVMLRQVQNTAITLRREADVKKRIKEAKQRALKEPKELNFVFGVNIEHRSLDGMFIYNCSRLIKMYEKVGPQLEGGMACGGVVGVVDVPYLVLEPTHNKQDFADAKEYRHLLRAMGEHLAQYWKDIAIAQRGIIKFWDEFGYLSANWNQPPSSDLRYKRRRSMEIPTTIQCDLCLKWRTLPFQLNSVERDDPDTWVCSMNPDPEQDRCEASEQKQKFPLGTLKKDLKTQEEKQKQLTEKIRQQQEKLEALQKTTPIRSQADLKKLPLEVTTRPSSEEPARRPQRPRSPPLPAVIKNAPSRPPSLQAPRPASQPRKAPVISNAPKPAAPAAREEASTSRLLQPPEAPRKPANALVRPASRPTPAVQPPLPSPQSNSRSPREVPSPRALKTPVVKKPELPTKLSPATPSRKRSLGVSDEEDAEEEAEKRKERSKRGKLAVKEEKKDLSELSDSSGEEDSADFKSAQRDKGLHVEVRVNREWYTGRVTAVEVGKNAVRWKVKFDYVPTDTTPRDRWVEKGSDDVRLMKPPSPEYQSPDTRQEGREEAAAAPAGGSVAQQAVASVEPSTSDCIPIEPDTTAPSTNHETIDLLVQILRNCLRYFLPPSFPISKKELSAMNSDELISFPLKEYFKQYEVGLQNLCHSYQSRADSRAKASEESLRTSERKLRETEEKLQKLRTNIVALLQKVQEECVVPTLAAQHPDQAGWRWCGCWASSQPHPRT